In Oncorhynchus nerka isolate Pitt River linkage group LG21, Oner_Uvic_2.0, whole genome shotgun sequence, the following are encoded in one genomic region:
- the nkiras2 gene encoding NF-kappa-B inhibitor-interacting Ras-like protein 2: MGKSCKVVVCGLAAVGKTAVLEQLLYANHIAGSEPMETLEDIYIGSIETDRGTREQVRFYDTRGLRDGLEFPRHYFSFADGFVLVYSIDSKESFKRMEALKKDIDRFRDKKEVTIVVLGNKLDMQEQRNVDSEVAQHWAKTEKVRLWEVSVADRRTLIEPFVHLASKMTQPQSKSSFPLSRNKNKGSGSVDS, translated from the exons ATGGGCAAGAGTTGTAAAGTGGTGGTGTGTGGTCTGGCTGCCGTTGGCAAGACTGCTGTCCTGGAGCAACTGCTGTATGCCAATCATATTGCGG gCTCAGAGCCCATGGAGACCCTGGAGGATATCTATATTGGCTCCATAGAAACGGACCGTGGCACTCGAGAGCAAGTGCGCTTCTACGACACCCGGGGTCTTCGTGATGGTCTGGAGTTCCCTCGCCACTACTTCTCCTTTGCAGATGGTTTTGTCCTGGTCTACAGCATCGACAGTAAGGAGTCCTTCAAACGCATGGAGGCCCTCAAGAAAGACATTGACCGCTTCCGTGATAAGAAAGAG GTGACCATAGTGGTGCTGGGCAACAAGCTGGACATGCAGGAGCAGAGGAACGTGGACTCTGAGGTGGCCCAGCACTGGGCCAAGACAGAAAAGGTGCGTCTGTGGGAGGTGTCTGTGGCAGACCGGAGGACCCTCATCGAGCCTTTTGTTCACCTGGCCAGCAAGATGACCCAGCCCCAGAGCAAATCATCCTTCCCCCTCAGCCGCAATAAGAACAAGGGGAGTGGCTCTGTCGATAGCTGA